The Cohnella abietis genome has a segment encoding these proteins:
- a CDS encoding DUF1572 family protein: protein MNTEQMYLESAKKQFLYYKTLGEAAINQVDSEQLFETFNDDSNSIATIVKHLWGNMLSRWTDFLISDGEKSWRDRDSEFENDIETKDELLKKWDEGWTCLLNAIDSITTDQLLQIVYIRNEGHTIIEAINRQLAHYPYHVGQIVYAAKMLNKSSWKSLSVPKNGSKQYNNDKFSKERAIKNFIDEELNKSK, encoded by the coding sequence ATGAATACTGAACAAATGTATTTGGAAAGTGCAAAAAAACAATTTCTTTACTACAAAACATTAGGAGAAGCAGCTATTAATCAAGTCGATTCAGAACAGTTATTTGAGACTTTTAATGACGATTCTAATAGCATCGCAACTATAGTAAAACACTTGTGGGGAAATATGCTTTCAAGGTGGACAGATTTTTTAATCAGTGACGGAGAAAAGTCTTGGAGAGATAGAGATTCGGAATTTGAGAATGATATTGAAACGAAAGATGAGCTTTTAAAGAAATGGGACGAAGGCTGGACATGTCTACTGAATGCAATAGATTCCATTACAACTGATCAATTATTACAAATTGTGTATATTCGCAATGAAGGACATACAATTATTGAGGCCATTAATAGACAGTTAGCACATTATCCATATCACGTCGGACAGATTGTTTATGCTGCAAAAATGTTAAATAAGAGTAGCTGGAAAAGCCTATCTGTTCCAAAGAATGGCTCTAAACAATATAATAACGATAAATTCTCAAAAGAAAGAGCTATAAAAAATTTTATAGATGAAGAACTGAACAAATCGAAATAA
- a CDS encoding TetR/AcrR family transcriptional regulator: MNENIRNMLLWGIVMTLGDTDIKIRILLAAKKLFAQYGFEKTTVRQICEEAGVNIALVSYHFGGKENMFGALFDHFFPNDQLSKIDPTLDPAGGVRLIVSEVTKFRYNDYQLIGIIQQEIIMDTERIQKIRQHVMPIWLRLRSWLEQGREQGIFQFHSLDTALMSIVGTLLFHRHTKYWSTLFENTQPPMEDMIEDMTVFILGGLQYKLNRL, encoded by the coding sequence ATGAATGAAAATATAAGAAATATGCTTCTATGGGGGATCGTTATGACATTAGGAGACACGGATATAAAAATAAGAATCTTGTTAGCAGCCAAGAAGCTGTTCGCCCAGTACGGATTCGAAAAAACAACCGTTAGGCAGATATGCGAGGAAGCTGGCGTTAACATCGCCCTTGTCTCCTACCATTTTGGCGGGAAAGAAAATATGTTTGGAGCATTATTCGATCATTTCTTTCCTAACGATCAGTTGTCCAAAATAGATCCGACTTTGGATCCTGCTGGGGGAGTTAGGCTCATAGTGAGCGAAGTGACCAAATTTCGTTACAACGATTACCAGCTAATTGGGATCATTCAGCAGGAAATCATTATGGATACTGAACGCATTCAGAAAATTCGCCAGCATGTCATGCCGATCTGGCTGCGACTGCGGAGTTGGCTCGAGCAAGGGAGAGAGCAGGGGATATTCCAGTTCCATTCCTTGGATACGGCTTTAATGTCGATCGTAGGTACATTATTGTTCCATAGGCATACGAAATACTGGTCTACCTTGTTTGAAAACACGCAACCGCCAATGGAAGATATGATTGAGGATATGACCGTATTCATATTGGGCGGACTGCAATATAAGCTGAATAGGCTTTAA
- a CDS encoding YhgE/Pip domain-containing protein, with amino-acid sequence MKNAIQAFMKRPTTWVGLITAIMFQVIFSVIWMTGYNGVTDRIDQLKIAVVNEDQQMGQQITAGLLQNLPFDMRKIDSVAEAKQQLDGRDIQMVVVVPADFTQKATAADGTASIQYLINESNPALIKSIMSGAAAQITAQVNGQAIAGGIQTVLGNMNLPADQAAAAAQSLSQRVTSDIHSTNVVKGMNNQMVPMMMVLASYVGAMIMGMNFEQSYLAISGTVSRWRRFGARSVLNGIAAVVVSLVGSTLLASFGGQMAGGFLHIWLFQLLFMLTFIFVSQLFLYLFGMAGMLFNIILLSAQLVTSGAIVPRELLSNFFINLGDALPATYAVEGTMNILFGGPAANSDAYKLVIIAVIAIAISILAVAVKKDTAGTASAAA; translated from the coding sequence ATGAAAAACGCAATACAAGCTTTTATGAAACGCCCAACGACTTGGGTTGGTTTAATTACGGCAATAATGTTCCAGGTTATTTTCTCGGTCATTTGGATGACAGGCTACAACGGGGTTACAGATCGTATAGACCAATTGAAAATTGCCGTTGTCAACGAGGATCAGCAAATGGGGCAACAAATTACGGCTGGCTTGCTACAAAACTTACCTTTCGATATGCGGAAAATTGACAGCGTTGCTGAGGCTAAGCAGCAGCTTGATGGGCGCGACATTCAAATGGTCGTCGTGGTACCAGCCGATTTTACTCAGAAAGCAACAGCTGCAGACGGGACCGCTTCTATTCAATATCTTATTAATGAGTCCAATCCGGCACTTATCAAAAGCATCATGAGCGGCGCAGCAGCGCAAATTACGGCGCAAGTGAACGGGCAGGCAATTGCAGGTGGCATCCAAACCGTGCTTGGCAATATGAACCTTCCTGCCGATCAGGCTGCCGCTGCAGCGCAAAGCTTGTCACAGCGAGTGACGTCAGATATCCATTCCACGAACGTGGTTAAAGGCATGAACAATCAGATGGTTCCAATGATGATGGTGCTTGCATCATACGTTGGTGCGATGATTATGGGGATGAACTTTGAACAGTCGTACTTGGCTATAAGTGGTACGGTTAGCAGATGGCGCCGTTTCGGTGCAAGAAGCGTACTCAATGGAATTGCCGCGGTAGTCGTCTCGCTTGTCGGCTCAACGCTGCTTGCGTCTTTTGGCGGTCAAATGGCCGGCGGATTCCTTCATATCTGGTTATTCCAATTGCTGTTCATGCTCACTTTCATATTTGTATCCCAGCTCTTCTTATACCTGTTCGGAATGGCAGGCATGCTGTTTAATATTATTTTGTTATCTGCGCAGCTGGTTACTTCGGGTGCAATCGTTCCGCGCGAGCTGCTGTCAAACTTCTTTATCAATCTTGGCGATGCCCTTCCTGCAACCTATGCGGTAGAAGGTACGATGAATATTTTATTCGGAGGTCCGGCTGCTAATTCTGATGCCTATAAGCTTGTCATTATCGCAGTCATTGCCATTGCAATCAGCATATTGGCTGTAGCAGTTAAGAAAGATACAGCCGGCACTGCATCAGCAGCAGCCTAG
- a CDS encoding barstar family protein encodes MDKIIENKVLETNIANIYSIKSDLLNNKYHIAEISGAYIQTWEEYVTEIQSKFIFPTACIDSMDRYLDWIRDLDWLGKDGYALIIYDFSEFLKNAPKLKQEIVADFTDIILPFWQEEVEEVVVGAKAKAFMVYLVD; translated from the coding sequence ATGGATAAAATTATTGAAAACAAGGTTTTAGAAACCAATATCGCCAATATTTATTCAATAAAATCAGATTTGTTGAATAATAAATACCATATTGCTGAAATTAGTGGGGCGTATATTCAAACATGGGAAGAGTATGTCACGGAGATACAATCGAAATTTATATTCCCAACAGCTTGCATAGACAGCATGGATAGATACCTTGACTGGATAAGGGATTTAGATTGGTTGGGTAAGGATGGTTATGCACTAATCATTTACGATTTTTCTGAATTTCTTAAAAATGCTCCTAAACTAAAGCAAGAAATTGTAGCAGACTTCACAGATATAATTCTACCGTTTTGGCAGGAGGAAGTAGAGGAAGTTGTTGTAGGAGCTAAAGCCAAAGCTTTTATGGTCTACTTAGTTGATTAA
- the gap gene encoding type I glyceraldehyde-3-phosphate dehydrogenase gives MTIKVGINGFGRIGRLAFRRIQEVKGVEVVAINDLTNAKMLAHLLKYDTTQGTFRGDIEVHNGSFTVNDKEVKVLAKRNPEEIPWEELGVEIVLECTGFFTTKEKAELHLKGGAKKVVISAPATGDMKTIVYNVNHDTLDGTETVISGASCTTNCLAPMAKALHDKFGIQSGLMTTIHAFTGNQNTLDAPDPKGDFRAARAASENIVPYSTGAAKAIGLVLPELKGKLDGASQRVPVATGSVTELVTVLNSKVTIEEVNAAMKEASDPETYGYTEDEIVSSDVKGMTFGSLFDATQTKVLTVGDQQLVKTVAWYDNEMSYTAQLVRTLEHFAKIAR, from the coding sequence ATGACTATAAAAGTTGGCATTAACGGTTTTGGACGGATCGGAAGACTCGCTTTTCGTCGAATTCAAGAGGTTAAGGGAGTTGAGGTTGTGGCAATTAACGACCTTACCAATGCGAAAATGTTAGCACATCTGCTCAAATACGATACTACGCAAGGCACTTTTCGTGGGGACATCGAAGTTCATAACGGAAGCTTCACTGTTAACGACAAAGAAGTTAAGGTGCTGGCTAAGCGTAATCCTGAAGAAATCCCTTGGGAAGAGCTTGGCGTTGAAATCGTACTCGAGTGTACGGGCTTCTTCACCACTAAAGAAAAGGCCGAGCTTCACTTGAAAGGCGGAGCGAAGAAAGTCGTCATTTCCGCCCCTGCTACAGGCGACATGAAAACAATCGTATACAACGTGAATCATGACACCCTGGACGGAACAGAAACCGTTATTTCCGGCGCATCCTGTACAACAAACTGTCTGGCTCCCATGGCTAAAGCTCTGCACGACAAGTTTGGCATTCAATCCGGATTAATGACGACCATTCACGCCTTTACAGGCAACCAGAATACACTTGACGCTCCGGATCCTAAAGGAGACTTTCGAGCAGCACGCGCCGCTTCTGAGAACATTGTTCCCTATTCCACTGGTGCTGCAAAAGCCATTGGCCTCGTTCTTCCCGAACTGAAGGGTAAGCTGGATGGTGCATCTCAACGTGTCCCTGTTGCAACAGGTTCCGTAACGGAGCTCGTAACCGTATTGAACTCCAAAGTAACGATTGAGGAAGTTAACGCTGCTATGAAAGAAGCGTCTGATCCAGAAACTTACGGATACACGGAAGACGAGATCGTATCTTCCGATGTTAAGGGTATGACATTCGGATCCCTTTTTGATGCCACCCAAACAAAAGTGCTAACAGTTGGAGACCAGCAGCTGGTGAAAACCGTAGCTTGGTACGATAACGAAATGTCTTACACAGCCCAATTGGTTCGCACTTTGGAGCACTTCGCTAAAATAGCTAGGTAA
- a CDS encoding TetR/AcrR family transcriptional regulator: MKKGDRTREHIIMKSAAIFNQRGYAGTSLNDIIADTGIKKGGIYRHFTSKDEIALEAYNYAASLVSRKFSEAIDQEQSASGRLVAFFRVYEDVVNNPPFIGGCPMQNTAVESDDTHSELRDRASQGLHTVLDLMKSIIRDGINAGEFKEDLDSDALASFAFSLLEGSILLSKVDRDNKHMQMNTANFSIYLQQFCLKIR, translated from the coding sequence ATGAAAAAAGGAGATCGTACACGCGAACACATCATTATGAAATCGGCAGCAATCTTTAATCAAAGAGGATATGCCGGTACTTCGTTAAACGATATAATTGCCGACACCGGAATTAAGAAAGGGGGCATTTATCGACATTTTACTAGTAAAGACGAGATTGCTCTTGAAGCTTACAATTACGCTGCCAGTTTGGTCTCTAGAAAATTTTCTGAGGCGATCGATCAAGAGCAGTCCGCGTCAGGACGGTTAGTTGCATTTTTTCGTGTTTATGAAGATGTTGTCAACAATCCACCATTTATTGGCGGATGTCCCATGCAGAATACAGCTGTAGAAAGTGACGATACTCATTCGGAGCTTCGTGACCGGGCAAGTCAGGGACTGCATACTGTCTTGGATTTGATGAAAAGTATTATACGTGACGGGATTAATGCTGGGGAGTTTAAGGAAGATCTGGATTCGGATGCGCTTGCTTCATTTGCATTTTCCTTGTTGGAAGGAAGCATTTTGCTCAGCAAGGTGGATAGAGATAACAAGCACATGCAAATGAATACAGCAAACTTCTCGATCTATTTGCAGCAATTTTGCTTAAAGATTCGTTAG